A genome region from Brassica oleracea var. oleracea cultivar TO1000 chromosome C2, BOL, whole genome shotgun sequence includes the following:
- the LOC106322337 gene encoding probable bifunctional methylthioribulose-1-phosphate dehydratase/enolase-phosphatase E1, with translation MAAAEEMVGFPQAYLESREVKETSSLVTELCRHFYTQGWVSGTGGSITIKVHDASIPKPDQLIVMSPSGVQKERMQPEDMYILSPNGSVISAPSPKPYPNKLPKCTDCAPLFMKAYEMRNAGAVIHSHGMESCLVTMLNPQAKEFRITHMEMIKGIQGHGYYDELVVPIIENTAYENELTDSLTKAIIAYPKATAVLVRNHGVYIWGDSWIHAKTQAECYHYLFDAAIKLHQLGLDAASPEHGPIQRAIHSQNQTESTRRCIVLDIEGTTTPITFVTDVLFPYARENVGKHLNLTYDTAETQEDIKLLRSQVEEDLRQGVTGAVPVPHADEGKDEVIAAMVSNVEAMIKADRKITALKELQGHIWRTGFQCNELKSVVFEDVTDALEKWHSSGTKVYIYSSGSRLAQRLLFGNTTYGDLRKYLSGFFDTTIGNKKESKSYKEITETLGVDDPSEILFVTDVYQEATAAKAAGLEAIISIRPGNASLPENHGFKTVTSFSQI, from the exons ATGGCTGCGGCGGAGGAGATGGTCGGTTTTCCGCAGGCGTATCTGGAGAGTAGAGAGGTGAAGGAGACTAGCTCGCTAGTAACCGAGCTGTGCCGTCACTTTTACACACAAGGTTGGGTGTCTGGAACAGGAGGTAGCATCACCATCAAGGTTCACGACGCTTCTATCCCTAAACCAGACCAGCTCATCGTCATGTCTCCTTCAG GTGTTCAAAAGGAGAGGATGCAACCTGAGGATATGTACATCTTGTCTCCTAATGGATCCGTTATATCTGCACCTTCTCCTAAGCCTTACCCTAATAAGCTCCCCAAGTGTACTGATTGTGCACCTCTTTTCATGAAG GCATATGAGATGCGAAATGCTGGAGCTGTTATTCATAGCCATGGCATGGAATCTTGTCTTGTGACAATGCTTAATCCACAAGCCAAAGAATTTCGT ATAACTCACATGGAGATGATAAAAGGAATTCAAGGTCACGGATACTATGATGAACTTGTTGTCCCAATCATAGAGAACACAGCTTATGAGAATGAACTCACAGATTCACTCACCAAAGCT ATAATAGCCTATCCAAAAGCCACAGCAGTGTTGGTACGCAATCATGGAGTTTACATTTGGGGTGATTCCTGGATCCATGCTAAGACTCAG GCTGAATGTTACCATTATTTGTTTGATGCTGCCATCAAGCTTCATCAACTGGGTCTGGATGCTGCTAGTCCAGAACACGGGCCTATCCAAAGAGCCATACACTCACAAAACCAAACAGAATCAACTCGG AGATGCATTGTCCTAGACATTGAAGGGACAACAACACCCATAACATTCGTCACAGATGTTCTCTTTCCCTATGCTCGTGAAAACGTTGGGAAGCATTTGAATTTGACGTACGACACAGCAGAAACTCAAGAGGATATCAAGTTGTTGCGGTCTCAG GTTGAAGAAGACTTGAGACAAGGTGTAACCGGCGCTGTTCCTGTACCTCATGCTGATGAAGGAAAAGACGAGGTTATTGCAGCTATGGTCTCTAATGTAGAGGCAATGATAAAAGCCGATAGAAAGATCACTGCGTTAAAGGAATTACAA GGTCACATATGGCGAACAGGTTTCCAATGTAACGAACTGAAGTCTGTCGTTTTCGAAGATGTAACAGACGCTTTAGAGAAATGGCATTCTTCAGGAACTAAG GTTTACATATATTCAAGTGGTAGTAGATTAGCGCAAAGGCTTCTCTTTGGGAACACAACCTATGGAGATCTGAGGAAGTATTTATCTGGCTTTTTCGACACTACAATCGG AAACAAGAAAGAGAGCAAGAGTTACAAGGAGATTACAGAAACATTGGGAGTGGATGATCCTTCAGAGATCCTTTTTGTAACGGATGTTTACCAAGAAGCTACAGCTGCAAAAGCCGCAG GTCTGGAGGCGATTATATCGATTCGACCTGGAAACGCTTCCCTACCAGAGAATCACGGGTTCAAGACTGTCACATCATTCTCACAAATCTAG
- the LOC106323458 gene encoding LOW QUALITY PROTEIN: uncharacterized protein LOC106323458 (The sequence of the model RefSeq protein was modified relative to this genomic sequence to represent the inferred CDS: deleted 1 base in 1 codon) has protein sequence MLANGKSNGGLFCNWQLEEEEEGSFPRGDTTADGDITPVVDTPDYWVFNPRSEKFINITGKKFPKILLDGCKLLGTSRGWAVFMSHPDSTIHLTQVLNPWSSESSPKTITLPPFTDHLVLHAEIVRNVYLSTYLPNQDDDYIVSFNFFGSKLCYCMPNRDSNWTIIDISFSCEINSSIIYSRKDQIFYLLTKGCAYIHAALDLKKNKKNPKFMRFQFGDFPLIPQYISKISILPT, from the exons ATGTTAGCTAACGGCAAAAGCAATGGAGGACTTTTCTGCAATTGGCAACTCGAAGAAGAGGAAGAAGGCTCGTTCCCAAGAGGGGATACTACTGCGGATGGGGACATTACTCCAGTGGTAGACACTCCTG ATTATTGGGTATTTAATCCAAGAAGTGAAAAATTCATCAATATTACTGGCAAGAAATTCCCAAAAATATTGTTGGACGGATGCAAACTGCTTGGAACCTCACGTGGCTGGGCAGTTTTCATGAGCCACCCTGATTCCACCATACATCTCACCCAAGTCCTTAATCCTTGGTCCTCAGAGTCATCTCCCAAAACCATTACCCTGCCTCCATTTACTGATCACCTTGTTTTGCATGCCGAAATAGTCAGAAATGTTTACTTGTCCACTTATCTTCCCAACCAAGACGATGATTATATAGTGAGTTTCAACTTTTTTGGATCCAAACTTTGTTACTGTATGCCTAATCGAGATTCAAACTGGACGATTATCGACATTTCTTTCTCCTGCGAAATCAACTCTAGCATCATTTATTCTCGGAAAGACCAGATTTTCTACCTCCTCACTAAAGGATGTGCCTACATACAT GCTGCCTTGGATCTCAAAAAGAATAAGAAGAATCCCAAATTTATGAGGTTTCAGTTTGGGGACTTCCCTTTGATACCACAATATATTTCTAAAATTTCAATCTTACCAACATAA
- the LOC106326260 gene encoding late embryogenesis abundant protein 2-like, which produces MSNNSQNLSFNAGQAKGQTQEKASNLMDKTSNAAQSAKESLSEGGQQLKQKAQGATEAIKEKTGLNK; this is translated from the exons ATGTCTAACAACAGTCAGAACCTGAGTTTCAACGCTGGCCAAGCTAAAGGCCAAACCCAG GAGAAGGCAAGCAACCTGATGGACAAGACCTCCAATGCTGCCCAATCCGCCAAGGAATCTTTGTCAGAG GGTGGACAGCAGCTGAAGCAGAAAGCACAGGGTGCCACTGAGGCCATTAAGGAAAAGACGGGATTGAACAAATGA
- the LOC106324824 gene encoding VQ motif-containing protein 33-like, with protein sequence MEVSSTSSICSKPEQIMQNYPAIITSPRFQPQTRSPRHHHHDQHQHLSNPYPTTFVQADTSTFKQVVQMLTGSSTDTNTENHHKAPPPVNNKGGFSVPPIKKTNSFKLYERRQNNNNNTFGKNDLMINTLRLQNSQRLMFSSGHNGHQSPRFSPRNSSPESVLLSPSMLDFPKLGLNSPVTPLRSNDDPLNKSSPLSLGSSSEEDKAIAEKGFYLHPSPVSTPRDSQPLLLPLFPVTSPRNP encoded by the coding sequence ATGGAGGTCTCATCAACATCATCCATCTGTTCAAAACCAGAACAAATCATGCAAAACTACCCAGCCATAATCACATCTCCTAGGTTTCAGCCTCAGACAAGATCTCCTCGTCATCATCATCATGACCAACATCAACATCTCTCAAACCCTTACCCAACAACATTTGTTCAAGCAGACACTTCCACTTTCAAACAAGTTGTGCAGATGCTGACCGGCTCCTCCACCGATACCAACACTGAAAACCACCACAAAGCTCCTCCTCCGGTGAACAACAAAGGAGGTTTCTCAGTCCCACCCATCAAGAAAACCAACAGTTTTAAACTCTACGAAAGAAGACAAAACAATAACAACAACACGTTTGGTAAGAATGATTTAATGATCAATACTTTAAGGCTTCAAAACTCCCAGAGGTTGATGTTCTCAAGCGGACACAACGGTCATCAAAGCCCAAGATTCTCTCCAAGGAACAGCTCACCAGAGAGTGTTCTTCTGTCTCCAAGCATGCTAGATTTCCCAAAGCTAGGGCTAAACAGTCCTGTTACGCCACTGAGAAGCAACGATGACCCCTTGAACAAGTCATCGCCTTTGTCTTTAGGGAGTTCATCTGAAGAAGACAAAGCCATTGCGGAAAAAGGATTTTATCTTCACCCTTCTCCAGTTTCAACTCCTAGAGACTCTCAGCCACTGCTTCTTCCTCTTTTTCCGGTTACTTCTCCCAGGAATCCATAA